A genomic window from Arthrobacter sp. FW305-BF8 includes:
- a CDS encoding DUF2630 family protein: MDNQDILQRIQALVDEEHQLRDPAASGPASGSGGGGSGEDASDEGVAERDERRARLRQVEEALDQCWDLLRQRRAKSKAGEDPNEADARPVNEVEGYVQ; encoded by the coding sequence ATGGACAACCAGGATATTCTGCAGCGCATCCAGGCGCTGGTTGACGAAGAGCATCAGCTCCGCGATCCTGCGGCGTCGGGTCCCGCCAGCGGCTCCGGCGGGGGTGGCTCCGGGGAAGATGCTTCCGACGAGGGTGTGGCTGAGCGGGATGAGCGCCGGGCCCGGCTGCGCCAGGTGGAAGAGGCTCTGGACCAGTGCTGGGATTTGCTGCGCCAGCGGCGGGCTAAGTCGAAGGCGGGCGAGGACCCCAACGAGGCGGATGCTCGTCCCGTCAATGAGGTGGAAGGCTATGTGCAGTAG
- a CDS encoding acylphosphatase codes for MTDSNAADPDSVRLTARVTGMVQGVGFRYWTARKADELGLTGSVRNDDDGSVAVVAEGPQPDIVEFRRWLGSSHAPGRVAHVDEKVSPAEGGFGSFQVVS; via the coding sequence ATGACTGACTCGAACGCAGCCGACCCGGACAGCGTCCGCCTCACCGCGCGGGTCACCGGCATGGTCCAAGGCGTCGGCTTCCGGTACTGGACCGCGCGCAAGGCCGATGAGCTGGGGCTGACCGGCTCAGTCAGGAACGACGACGACGGTTCGGTTGCCGTCGTCGCCGAGGGCCCGCAGCCGGACATCGTCGAATTCAGGCGCTGGCTCGGATCGTCCCACGCACCGGGGAGGGTGGCGCATGTCGACGAAAAGGTTTCCCCGGCTGAAGGCGGATTCGGGAGCTTTCAGGTTGTCAGCTGA
- a CDS encoding DUF1540 domain-containing protein, with protein sequence MSTHVADCSVTNCSFNDHSECNAEAITVGGTTDHASCATFIDTGIHGGLPKVLAGVGACQRSECVHNDHLMCKAPEVHVGPGPDNADCLTYSHNGRQAAH encoded by the coding sequence ATGAGCACGCATGTAGCCGATTGCAGCGTTACCAACTGCTCCTTCAACGACCATTCTGAATGCAACGCCGAGGCCATCACGGTTGGCGGCACCACAGACCACGCCTCGTGTGCCACGTTCATCGACACCGGCATTCACGGCGGCCTGCCGAAGGTCCTCGCCGGCGTCGGGGCATGCCAGCGGTCGGAATGCGTCCACAACGACCACCTCATGTGCAAGGCACCGGAAGTCCACGTCGGCCCGGGCCCGGACAACGCCGACTGCCTCACCTACTCCCACAATGGACGGCAGGCCGCCCACTAA
- a CDS encoding glucose 1-dehydrogenase: protein MTDQYTFKNPVTAYEHIEPPKQHQPEPGLDAKLEPKADLGEDTYRGTGRLDGRKAIVTGADSGIGAATAIAFAREGADVVLSYLPEEEEDAAKIANLIEKAGRKAVKVPGDLKDPATCQKLVDTALQELGGLDLLVNNAGKQVAQEDIGDITDEQFDHTQKTNVYAMFWLTRAAVPHLPAGSTIINTTSIQAYNPSPTLLDYATTKASINNFTKGLAQQLAPKGIRVNAVAPGPIWTPLQVSSGQPKEALPEFGKDTPLGRAGQPAELAPAYVFLASAESSFVVGETLNVNGGTPSP, encoded by the coding sequence ATGACCGACCAGTACACCTTCAAGAACCCTGTCACCGCTTACGAGCACATCGAGCCGCCCAAGCAGCACCAGCCCGAGCCCGGCCTGGACGCCAAGCTAGAACCCAAGGCCGACCTGGGCGAGGACACCTACCGCGGCACGGGCCGCCTCGACGGCAGGAAGGCAATCGTCACGGGTGCGGACTCCGGCATCGGCGCAGCGACGGCGATCGCGTTCGCCCGGGAAGGGGCCGACGTCGTGCTCTCTTACCTTCCCGAGGAGGAGGAAGACGCCGCGAAAATCGCGAACCTGATCGAGAAGGCCGGCCGCAAGGCCGTGAAAGTCCCGGGCGACCTCAAGGACCCCGCTACCTGCCAGAAGCTGGTGGACACCGCACTGCAGGAACTGGGCGGACTGGACCTCCTCGTGAACAACGCCGGCAAGCAGGTGGCGCAGGAGGACATCGGCGACATCACCGACGAACAGTTCGACCACACGCAGAAGACCAACGTGTACGCCATGTTCTGGCTCACCAGGGCCGCGGTGCCGCACCTTCCCGCGGGCTCGACGATCATCAACACGACGTCGATCCAGGCCTACAACCCGTCGCCCACCCTCCTCGACTACGCCACCACGAAGGCGAGCATCAACAACTTCACCAAGGGACTGGCACAGCAGCTGGCGCCGAAGGGAATCCGGGTGAACGCCGTGGCTCCCGGGCCGATCTGGACTCCCCTGCAGGTCAGCAGCGGCCAGCCCAAGGAAGCCCTTCCCGAGTTCGGCAAGGACACCCCCCTGGGACGCGCCGGGCAGCCCGCCGAACTCGCCCCCGCCTACGTGTTCCTGGCCTCGGCGGAGTCGAGTTTCGTGGTCGGCGAGACCCTGAACGTCAACGGCGGCACCCCCTCGCCGTAG
- a CDS encoding TM0106 family RecB-like putative nuclease produces the protein MFLLHPTTPGAPADLVFSASDLVAASECEYRTLRILDEKLGRSPKADFPPDEMQARAGKLGDLHEHKVLASLIDEHGPWDPARGTGVYCVERGTTDRADLANKARETAAALRTGADVVFQATFFDGEFLGYADFLVREGAASPGSDVPGGDSGAPRYAVWDTKLARHAKVGALLQLAAYGDQLISLGLEPAPRVTLVLGNMERSSHSLADLLPVYRERRARFRDLTAAHRHAEAQVAWQQPGVTYCGRCDYCAEQVTQHRDLLMVAGMTSVQRKKLVADGITTIDALADLPLHLATGPRRRLRDQARMQTGREVEDGSRTFVKEGRPHTVTYKVLPDNALAGIPAPSDGDIFFDFEGDPLWQDPADRWGLEYLFGVIEAPRPTDPPGQEPLFRPFWAHSRADERQAFLDFLAYVEERRARYPDMHVYHYAPYEKTALRNLSLNHVAGEDVVDSWLRGGLLVDLYATVRHSLRISEASYSIKKLEPLYMGDNLRSGDVKDAGASVVAYAAYCEARDAGPETQEEAAAILASISDYNQYDCLSTLRLRDWLLQLRGGGAPAAQPDISALTEISALAEISAPAEAGALEASGSQTPSDAVPDAEPSQEEAGLRAFLDAIPEHRGLTPDEQAVALVAAATGYHRRERKQFWWGHFDRLESEVDRWRDQRNVFIVESAEVVSDWAPPTARARTESRTLRLTGIMSEGSEFKPGSTWFRMFEDPLPDGLGEVDGGRTPRRVAAGQPAGAAEARQEATMPPSRDGIFGTLVEAVEDHPDQPGRTVITITEKSKKAVPPYFQLPMALTDDRPIPTVSIEAALAELAQLVGSSLPELPKHPGVDILRRTAPRLAGIRNLPAVGNDAEGKADYVSAITRALEHLDGSYVAVQGPPGTGKTFVGSHVIARLVQAGWKVGVVAQSHAVVENMLCTAIEKAGVDHAVVAKKLSQPHDVPWTCVADEDIARLLDADGGCLVGGTAWTMTSKCVPARSLDLLVIDEAGQYSLANTLAVARSAKRLLLLGDPQQLPQVTQGSHPEPVDESALGWLSAGHATMPAERGYFLADSWRMHPELCRKVSVLSYDGKLESAPAASLRHLDGLPPGVETVLVPHAGNTTSSAEEAAAIVGLAREHIGLKWTPGKDEPIRRLEARDILVVAAYNAQVQAVRQALDHEGLSEVRVGTVDKFQGQEAPVVLVSMACSAIAEAPRGAEFLLNRNRINVAVSRGQWRAVIVRSPELTNYMPSRPFALEELGAFLGLSPGQTQLTT, from the coding sequence ATGTTCCTGCTCCACCCGACCACGCCGGGAGCGCCAGCTGATCTGGTGTTCTCAGCCAGCGACCTCGTGGCCGCCAGTGAGTGCGAGTACCGCACGCTGCGGATCCTGGACGAGAAGCTGGGCCGCTCCCCCAAGGCTGACTTCCCCCCGGACGAGATGCAGGCCCGGGCGGGCAAACTCGGCGATCTCCATGAGCACAAGGTGCTCGCCTCCCTCATCGACGAGCATGGCCCGTGGGATCCGGCGCGCGGCACCGGCGTTTACTGCGTCGAGCGTGGAACCACGGACCGTGCCGACCTGGCGAACAAGGCCCGGGAAACCGCCGCCGCCCTCCGCACCGGCGCCGACGTCGTCTTCCAGGCCACCTTCTTCGACGGCGAATTCCTCGGCTATGCGGACTTCCTGGTGCGGGAGGGGGCCGCCTCGCCTGGTTCTGACGTGCCTGGCGGAGACAGTGGTGCCCCGCGGTATGCGGTCTGGGACACCAAGCTCGCGCGGCATGCCAAGGTCGGTGCCCTGCTGCAGCTTGCTGCGTACGGCGACCAACTGATCAGTCTTGGACTCGAACCCGCCCCGCGCGTCACCCTGGTGCTGGGCAACATGGAACGCAGTTCCCACTCGCTGGCGGACCTGCTGCCCGTGTACCGCGAGCGCCGGGCGCGGTTCCGTGACCTCACGGCCGCGCACCGCCACGCCGAGGCTCAAGTGGCGTGGCAGCAGCCCGGGGTCACCTACTGCGGCAGGTGCGACTACTGCGCCGAGCAGGTGACCCAGCACCGGGACCTGCTGATGGTGGCAGGCATGACCTCCGTCCAGCGGAAGAAGCTGGTTGCGGACGGCATCACTACCATCGACGCCCTCGCCGACCTGCCTCTGCACCTGGCTACCGGGCCGCGCCGGCGGCTGCGCGACCAGGCCAGGATGCAGACCGGCCGTGAGGTTGAGGACGGTTCACGCACCTTCGTGAAGGAGGGCCGGCCGCACACCGTTACCTACAAGGTGCTGCCAGACAACGCGTTGGCCGGGATTCCTGCCCCGAGTGACGGCGACATCTTCTTCGACTTCGAGGGCGACCCCCTCTGGCAGGATCCCGCGGACCGATGGGGCCTGGAGTACCTGTTCGGTGTGATTGAGGCTCCGCGGCCCACTGATCCGCCGGGCCAGGAGCCGTTGTTCCGGCCGTTCTGGGCCCACTCGCGCGCCGATGAACGGCAGGCGTTCCTGGACTTCCTCGCCTACGTGGAGGAACGCCGGGCCCGGTACCCGGACATGCACGTCTACCACTATGCGCCCTACGAAAAAACAGCCCTGCGCAATCTTTCACTGAACCATGTCGCCGGCGAGGACGTGGTGGATTCGTGGCTGCGCGGCGGGCTCCTCGTGGACCTGTATGCGACCGTCCGGCACTCACTCCGCATCTCCGAGGCCTCGTACTCCATCAAGAAGCTCGAGCCCCTGTACATGGGAGACAACCTGCGCTCCGGGGACGTCAAGGACGCCGGCGCTTCGGTGGTGGCATACGCGGCCTACTGCGAAGCGCGCGATGCCGGACCCGAGACGCAGGAGGAGGCGGCTGCCATCCTGGCCTCCATTTCTGACTACAACCAGTACGACTGCCTTTCCACGCTGCGCCTGCGGGACTGGCTGCTGCAACTGCGTGGCGGTGGGGCACCCGCTGCTCAGCCGGACATCAGTGCTTTGACGGAGATCAGTGCTTTGGCGGAGATCAGTGCTCCTGCGGAAGCCGGCGCCCTGGAAGCCTCCGGTTCCCAGACGCCGTCGGATGCAGTCCCGGACGCTGAACCGTCACAGGAGGAAGCGGGTCTGCGTGCCTTCCTAGACGCCATTCCGGAGCACCGCGGGCTGACGCCGGACGAGCAGGCCGTGGCACTGGTCGCGGCGGCTACCGGGTACCACCGGCGGGAGCGCAAACAGTTCTGGTGGGGGCATTTCGACCGGCTCGAATCCGAGGTCGACAGGTGGCGGGACCAGCGCAACGTGTTCATCGTCGAATCGGCTGAGGTCGTGTCGGACTGGGCGCCGCCCACCGCTCGCGCCCGGACTGAATCCCGCACCCTGCGGCTCACCGGCATCATGAGCGAGGGTTCGGAGTTCAAGCCGGGTTCCACCTGGTTCAGGATGTTCGAGGACCCCCTGCCCGACGGCCTCGGGGAGGTCGACGGCGGGCGGACCCCGCGGCGGGTGGCAGCAGGCCAGCCTGCAGGTGCTGCTGAAGCACGCCAGGAAGCCACCATGCCGCCCTCCCGGGACGGCATTTTCGGCACGCTCGTGGAAGCCGTCGAGGACCATCCCGATCAGCCCGGCCGGACCGTCATCACCATCACGGAGAAATCCAAGAAAGCGGTGCCCCCGTACTTCCAGCTGCCCATGGCGCTGACGGACGACCGTCCCATTCCCACCGTCAGCATCGAAGCCGCTTTGGCGGAACTCGCGCAGCTCGTCGGCTCCTCGCTGCCGGAACTTCCCAAGCATCCCGGCGTGGACATCCTGCGCCGGACAGCACCCAGGCTGGCCGGCATCCGGAATCTGCCTGCAGTTGGCAACGATGCGGAGGGCAAAGCGGATTACGTGTCTGCGATTACCCGGGCGCTGGAACACCTCGACGGGTCCTACGTCGCGGTGCAGGGTCCTCCGGGAACGGGCAAGACGTTCGTCGGCTCCCACGTCATCGCCCGACTGGTGCAGGCCGGCTGGAAGGTGGGCGTGGTCGCCCAGTCGCACGCCGTCGTCGAGAACATGCTCTGCACGGCAATCGAGAAGGCCGGGGTGGATCACGCCGTGGTGGCCAAGAAACTGTCCCAACCGCACGACGTCCCATGGACCTGCGTCGCCGACGAGGACATCGCGCGGCTCCTGGACGCGGACGGCGGTTGCCTGGTTGGCGGAACCGCCTGGACCATGACGAGCAAATGCGTACCGGCACGATCCCTGGATCTGCTGGTCATTGACGAGGCCGGCCAGTATTCGCTGGCCAACACGCTGGCCGTGGCCCGGTCCGCGAAGCGGCTCCTGCTGCTCGGCGACCCACAGCAGCTTCCCCAGGTCACCCAGGGATCGCATCCTGAGCCGGTCGACGAGTCCGCGCTCGGGTGGCTGTCAGCCGGGCACGCCACGATGCCTGCCGAGCGGGGCTACTTCCTCGCCGATTCCTGGCGGATGCATCCTGAGCTCTGCCGCAAGGTGTCGGTGCTCAGTTACGACGGCAAACTGGAATCCGCACCGGCGGCATCCCTGCGCCACCTCGACGGGCTACCTCCGGGCGTGGAAACCGTTCTGGTGCCGCATGCCGGCAACACCACAAGCTCTGCGGAAGAGGCGGCAGCGATCGTCGGACTGGCGCGCGAGCATATCGGGCTCAAGTGGACGCCCGGCAAGGACGAGCCGATCCGGCGGCTGGAAGCCAGGGACATCCTGGTGGTGGCTGCGTACAACGCCCAGGTGCAGGCCGTCCGGCAGGCCCTGGACCATGAGGGCCTGTCCGAGGTGCGGGTGGGCACGGTGGACAAGTTCCAGGGCCAGGAGGCTCCAGTGGTGCTCGTGTCCATGGCATGTTCGGCCATTGCCGAGGCACCGCGCGGCGCCGAATTCCTGCTCAACCGCAACCGGATCAACGTGGCTGTGTCCCGTGGTCAATGGCGGGCGGTGATCGTCCGCTCCCCTGAGCTCACGAATTATATGCCGTCACGGCCGTTCGCGCTCGAGGAGCTCGGGGCCTTCCTGGGTCTCAGCCCGGGGCAGACTCAGCTGACAACCTGA
- a CDS encoding pullulanase X25 domain-containing protein: protein MRKTAAENTNIRLKAVLDVLAEGVLSGDSQNAGAVLAEALVRVPLNAYEAELLSGGIPRGHKSLTTATSKLVKAGWLVKGRSGWTITEDGQRATVAFPDAASFSAALDAGTPVPVGTPLPVAAPAKPAAAEAAPAEAEKAPSKAAKVVDKAAKLIEDAVAPVAKAVRKKAEADAEAQAPAVENSTETIEQPAAVAVAGDFNTLLGAPENWAPQYDEAQMKLDELDQLWKISAEIPAGYYNFKIALNRSWDENYGAFGAFDGANHELHHSGGQLTIRYNHRTRDITVN from the coding sequence ATGCGCAAGACTGCCGCCGAAAACACCAACATCCGCCTCAAGGCCGTGCTGGACGTTCTGGCAGAGGGGGTGTTGTCCGGTGACTCGCAGAACGCCGGCGCCGTGCTGGCTGAAGCGCTCGTACGCGTGCCGCTGAACGCCTACGAAGCTGAACTGCTCAGCGGCGGCATTCCCCGCGGCCACAAGTCGCTGACCACCGCCACGTCCAAGCTGGTCAAGGCCGGCTGGCTCGTCAAGGGACGCTCCGGCTGGACTATCACCGAGGACGGGCAGCGCGCGACGGTCGCCTTCCCGGACGCAGCCAGCTTCTCGGCAGCGCTCGACGCCGGTACTCCGGTCCCTGTCGGCACGCCCCTTCCGGTGGCCGCACCTGCCAAGCCGGCAGCCGCGGAGGCAGCCCCGGCAGAGGCCGAGAAGGCCCCGTCCAAGGCAGCGAAGGTTGTCGACAAGGCCGCCAAGCTGATCGAGGACGCAGTCGCTCCCGTCGCCAAGGCTGTGCGCAAGAAGGCAGAGGCCGACGCCGAGGCGCAGGCTCCCGCCGTCGAAAACTCCACGGAAACCATCGAGCAGCCTGCAGCGGTGGCCGTGGCTGGCGACTTCAACACCCTGCTGGGAGCCCCGGAGAACTGGGCGCCGCAGTACGACGAAGCGCAGATGAAGCTGGACGAGCTGGACCAGCTGTGGAAGATTTCGGCTGAGATCCCGGCCGGCTACTACAACTTCAAGATCGCCCTCAACCGTTCCTGGGATGAGAACTACGGTGCGTTTGGCGCATTCGATGGTGCCAACCACGAACTGCACCACTCCGGCGGCCAGCTCACCATTCGCTACAACCACCGGACGCGGGACATCACCGTCAACTGA